A region of the Ktedonobacteraceae bacterium genome:
GTTTCGTGATAGCGTTTGATGAAGTCTGATGCCTCGCTGTTGGTCATGCCCGTGATTTGAGCCAGCCCGAAAGCTGATTGTCCATACAGCACCGCGTAGACAACGGTCTTTGCCAGGCGGCGCTGATCTTTGGTGACCTCCTGCATGGGGACATTGAAGAGTGAAGCCGCGGTAATTTTATGAATATCCTCGTCCTTGTTGAAGGCTTCTACCAGTCGTGGCTCATGCGTAATATGGGCCAGGATGCGCAGTTCGAACTGTGAGTAATCGGCGGTCAACAGCACGTAGCTGGGATCGGCGATGAAGGCCCGGCGAATTTGTCGCCCCACTTCGGTACGAATGGGAATATTCTGCAAATTGGGATTGCTCGATGACAGCCGCCCACTCGATGCTATTGTCTGGTTAAACGACGTATGCACGCGGCCCGTCACCGGGTCCATCAATGCCAGCAGTCCATCGACATAGGTGGACTTCAGTTTTGCCAGCTGCCGGTACTCTAGCAGCAGATCGATCATAGGATGTTTCCCGCGCAGGTTCTCGATGACATCCGCGCTAACCGAGTAGCCTGTCTTCGTCTTCTTGCCAGATGGCAGTTTCAACTCTCCAAACAGGATATCGCCCAGTTGCTTCGTTGAATTGATATTGAACTGGTGCCCAACCGAGGCATAGATTTCCTTTTCGAGCGCGCTGATCTGTTCGCCCAGTCGTTCATTTAATGAGCGCAGGAAATCGCCATCGAGGGCCACGCCATATTTTTCCATCTGCAACAGTACCGGCAAGAGTGGCAATTCGATATTGTAGTACAGCTCCAGCAGACCATTACGTTTCAGCTCTTCTTTAATCGGCTCGACGAGGCGCAGCGTCATATCTGCGTCCGCGCCCGCGTAATCCGCTGCGAGGCGAATAGGCACCTGTGCCATGCTGATCATTTTGCTGCCCGTGCCGATCAATTGTGCAATCGGCGTCATCACATATCCCAGGCGCTGGAAGACCTGGTCCTTAAGCCCTAACCCGCGCCTCCCCGGGTCCGTCAGATAAGCTCCCAGCATCGTATCGAAGGCGAGACCGCACATCTTAATGCCATTCAGATCGAGCAGCAGCATATCGTATTTGGCGTTATGCATGTACTTGTTCACGGTCGTGTCTTCAAGCACAGGACGCAATTGCTCCAGCACGAATTTCAGGGGCAATTGTGTTTCTGGCCCCTGCCCATCAATCGTCGCGATATGCCCGACGGGAATATAGTACGCCTCGCCAGCTGCCATACTGCAAGAGATACCTACCAGTTGCGCATGCCAGGGGTCTTCCGATGTCGATTCGGTATCAAGCGCGAAACTCCCCGCCGCGTACAGACTTTTTACCAGGACCTGTAATGCCTCTTCGCTGTTGACAATCATAGTATTCGTCTTCCCGGCATCACCGGTGTCCAGGAAGAGCGGTTCGCTGTACTGGTTCGCGGGCAGGCGCAGTTTGGTAACAACCTCCGCAGGCGGTTCCAAATCTCCAAACAGGCTTAACTGTTCCGGTCCATCCTGCTCATCCACTTCAGTATCATCCTGTGACGCATGCCGGTGGGAATGGGAAGCGCCTGTCATTGTTATTGGCAATGCTACCACGCCCATAGCTGGTGGCTTTGGTGGGGCCACAATCGGTACAACTCCAACGGGAGCGGCCAGCAGTAGTTCCTCCTCTTGAGCAGGCACCGGCTCCGGCTTCTTTTTTTCTGCCTTCGAGCTGGATTGGCTGGAATCCGAATTGCCGGGAACCTTATCGACCAGGGTGCGAAACTCCAGTTCGCGGAAGAGCGCTACCACGCGTTCGCGGTTGATCTGTCCGACGCGGCAGGCTTCCAGGTCGAGTTTTACCGGAGCATCCAGTATGATTGTGGCCAGGTGCTTACTTTGCAACGCCTGCTCGCCCGTTTCGCGCAGTAAACGTTGCTCCTTCGGCGTCAATTCATCGAGATGAGCCAGCACGCCCTCCACGCTTCCATAGTCGATCAGCAGCTTCGCCGCCGTCTTCTCGCCGATGCCGGGTACGCCGGGAATGTTGTCGGATTTATCGCCAACCAATCCCTTGAAATCAGGCAACTTATCGGGTGGAAGACCATAGCGGGCAATGACGGCATTCACATCGTAGTTCGTCACTTCACTAATGCCACGTTTCGCGGCCATCACCTTCACATGCTCATTGACAAGCTGCAGCGTATCCATATCGCCAGTTAAGATGATTGTATCCACGCCCAGCTTTGCGGCCTGCACCGAAAGCGTTCCGATGATATCGTCGGCCTCATAACCGTCTTTTTCGTAAATAGGGATGCCGAAAGCCTCTACAACCTCGCGAATGCGACCGAACTGCGGTCGCATAATATCGGGTAACGTGGGTCGGTGTGCCTTATACTCAGCAAATTCCAGGTGGCGAAACGTCGGCGATGGCCGATCAAAAGTCACTGCCAGGTAATCGGGATGAACGTCGGCGTAGGCTTTCAGTAGAAAGTTGGTGAAACCAAAAGTTGCATTGACGACTTCACCCTTGCTCGTTACAAGGTCCTCCGGCACAGCGTGAAAGGCGCGATGAATCATGGCATGGCCATCGATCAAGACCAGTATTTTGCGTTCTCCTTGTGTCTTACTGGAGTTCGAAGCCTGATCTTGTGGCGAGAGATATTGGTGGGATTGACCAGAGCCATTTGTTTGTTTGTTTTGTTCTTCTGTCATATATGTTCCATTCTTTTATCTATGTCAAAATCCGGTAGTGTCCATCCATCCCGCCCTCCCAGGCACATAAGCTGGCATGTGATGGGTTGCCCTCCTCTGCCTCAATCAACGCAAATACCATCTGCGTGACATCGCGCAAGGGAACATCGCTCCAGTCTGGTTGGCGTAACCACTCGATCAATTGCGGGGTTAGTTCGTCCCTTGCCGGCAGTGCATAACGCGAGGTCCAGGTCGCCGTATTCAGATAAACCTGAGTTCCATCTTTAGGACGATCATTCCGCATCATATGTGTATGGCCAGCAATAGCATACCGCACTGCCGGATTATTTGCCAGCACAGTATGCATGCCTCTTGCTACATCCTCTGCCATTGCGTAAGGTCCAGGGATGCAAATCTCGGCGAGGGCTTCGGCAAGGGGCCATTCTAGTGACTCTCTCAGACGGAAAAATTGCATCAACTGCCCGGCCTCCGCCTGCTCACCTTCAGGGAGACTCTGCCAACCTGGCCTCCGCATCACCATATCCTGGGAAAAAGCCAGAAAATCTTGCATTGCCTCCTCGAACAGCGCTTGAACACCTCCATCCTTGTTTGCTCCCGCTGCTGCCTCTCGCTTATAGGAAAGCATTTTCATACTGAGTTCTGCTGTCTCCTGAACGAGTAGCGGATTGAGCAGGCAGAGCATAGCAATCTGACGCATTAAATCCATTGAGGGTTCAAAATGGTCAAAATATGGATACTGCGTGCTCATCGGATACGCCGCCTGCTGGAAATATTGCGTACCCAGCGGTAACTGAATCGTCGCCGGTCGGACTGCTATCGGCTCGCCTTTCTCATCCCATAAGCCCTGTACTGCATTCCAGAAATCGTGTTGATGACCGTGTTCAATCAATACATCCGGCAATGGACGATAACTCTGTGAAAGACAAAAATCTATCCCTTTCGATGCACCAATTGCCTCGTGAATGCGTTCTCGTACCTCCGCGAAACCCAGTTCAACATCGTGATTGCCACTAATGAATGTGACGTGCCGCCCCGGATGCTCTGCGAAGCGCCGCAGTGCTGTAAAGAATGGCTTGTGGGCGACAATCATCTTTTCCAGCTTTTCCAGTGCTGTACTCGAATCAATCACTTCATCCGTCTTATAGGGGGGAAGAGCGAGAAAGTCGAAGCAATCACCATTAATGATCAGCTCAACATCTTCGGCAAAACCCTGATTCGCAGTTGTAGAGAGTAATCCTTCGAGTGCGGATTGTTGCCGGTCACCAAATCCGTCCAGGACAGTCTGCCTGTCGGCAAGGTGGAGATCGCTGATCACGATTTTGAAGAAAGTCATACAAACCTCGTTATTATCATAAAGGCATTATCGTCTAGCCGTCACCGCCAGCGACTCTGGTGCTACGCGCTCAAGGCGTAATGAGACGAGACAGCTTTATTTTAGTATACTTGTGTCGAAATGTATAGTAAAGATAACTGAACTGACAGGTGGTGCTACAATATGTAGCACAAGATGTGTCGGCGTAGTATCTCACTGCATCTACCCATCTTGTCCGACCGGCAAACATAGTGAGCTACTAAGAAACCGGGAAACAGTGCGATGGAGAATCATGCAAGTGGGACCAGGTATATGAAAGGAGAAATACATCAGGTACCCATGCCACATGCTGATAATAGTATCATAGATCGCTTACCATCATCCACCTTCGTAGGAGAGAATCGTATGCCAGAACAAATGGATGAACTACTAACTGTGCGTGAAGTCGCTCGCCGTTTGCGAGTCGACGACACCACCGTGCGCCGCTGGATTAAAAATGGCGCTCTCGAAGCCGTGACCCTTCCTCATAGTGGGAAACGCCAGGCCTACCGTGTCAAGAAATCCACTATGGATAAGCTGCTTCAGAGTCCCCAGTTGCCCGCGTAGGCTTGTTGTAATCAGATGTCCATGCTGGCGGACGTCTATCCCCCCTCGCGTCTCGCCAGCTTGTGTTATGCTTCCTTGCAAGCTAATAATGAGGAGTATTTTTGCGCTTTCCGTTTCACTACCATAAAATGCTAGCGCCACAATGCCTCTTGTTACTCTCACTTGCGTGCGCCGTTCCATAAAATGAGCAAGACAAGGGAATACATTATCAAACCGGCCCGTAAAACCCCTGACTTCAGACATGGGGATAGAAGGGCCGTTCGTTGAGAATCAAAAGCATGTGTAAGCACGCATACAAGTTTAGACTGTATCCAACCAGGAAGCAGGAGCAACTCCTCACCTGGACGCTTGACCGTGCCAGGGAACTCTACAATGCTGCATTGCAAGAGAGAAAAGACGCCTCTCGTATGGCTGGCAAAACGATCAACTACTACGATCAAGCCAACCAATTGCCCGAGATCAAAGAGATGAGGCAAGAGTATCAGCACATCCATAGCCAGGTCCTCCAGGATGTCCTTCGACGTGTCGATAAGGCGATAAAAGCCTTTTTTAGACGAGTCAAGGCCGGTGAAAAGCCAGGCTACCCCAGGTTTCAAGGCCGCAATCGCTATGATAGTTTCTGCTACCCACAAGGAGGCTACTCCCTCACGGCGGATAATCGCATCTGTCTCTCCAAAATCGGCAGCATCAAGCTGAAGCTGCATCGTCAGATCAAGGGAACCATCAAGACCGCCACGATCAAACGAGAGGGCGATTGCTGGTTTATCATTTTTGCCTGTGAAGTGGAAGACTCCCCAAAGCTGGCCTGCACCGGCGAGGCGGTAGGGATTGATCTCGGTCTCACCCACTTTGCCACCCTTTCGACAGGAGACACGATAGACAATCCTCGCTATTTCCGCCAGTCTGAGAAGAAACTAGCCAGAGCTCAACAGAAACTTTCACGTAAAAAGAAGGGCAGCAAGCGCCGCGAGAAAGCCGCGAAACTGCTTGGCAAGCTCCACCGAAAAGTACGACGCCAGCGCCAGGACTTCCTACATAAGCAATCGAGGCAACTGGTGGATACCTATGAAACGATTGTGTTTGAAGACTTGCAACCTACCAATCTTTTCAGGCAGCCTAAGCCCAAACAGGATGAAAATGGCACCTATCTCCCCAATGGCGCGTCTGCCAAAGGTGGCTTGAACAAATCAATCAATGATGCTGGTTGGTCTCAATTCCAACAGTACTGTACCTACAAAGCTGCAAACGCTGGTAGAGAAGTACTGTTCGTTCACCCCCGGTATACCAGCCAGATCTGTAGCGGCTGTGGCACGGTCAAGAAAAAAGACCTGAGTGAACGCTGGCACTCCTGCGAGTGTGGCACGGAGTTAGACCGCGATCACAACGCCGCGATAAACATCCTTCGGCTCGGGCAGAGCCTTCAAGGGACGCGCCCTTGAGAAGCCCCTTGCCTTTAGGCATGGGGAGTTGTCACGAGAAAAGGGAAAGTTTAGTGTCTTTGCCCTTGACGTTTTCGGTTTGGCTGCTATACTTCTTCCACCGGAGGCGGCAGGGGCCAGATCATTGCCTTAGCCTGGATAGGGGATTGAAACTAGATTATGAGTTATCAGCGCCTTATGCCACCGGCCAATCCTGAGCAGGATGAAATCTTACGCGAACGGCGCATGGCGCGTGCGCAACGCCGTAAGCAGAGCCGGCGTGCCCGCCTCATCCTGTGGGGTACAATTGGCAGTAGCATTATCCTGCTCGGGCTGATCGGCTTCATTTACTGGAACATCCAATGGCTGCTGAGTCATGATGCTAAATACCCGGCCATTAATGGTGTACCTTGCGAGTCGAGCATGTCTGTGAACTACCATATTCATGTTCACCTTAGCATCTACGTGAATGGCAAGAATATTACCATTCCTAAAGGGATTGGCATCGCATCCGATGGCAGTTGCTTCTACTGGCTGCACACCCATACCAGCGATGGCATTATCCATGTCGAGGCGCCCCAACAAGCGTCCAACCAGAAACTTGATGATTTCATGACTATCTGGCATGACGGCTTTGCCAATCTTGGTTTCCCCAGCGTACTTACACAGCAGACCGGGTGGAAAGTCTATATCGCTGGCAAACCTTTCACCGGAGTGGTCACCTCACCTCTCAATACCGAAGTGCCGCTCACCTCGCACGAAGTCATCACTTTTGAGTATGGCTCGCACAATCCACCGCCTGATCGCTACTACGCGTTCCCGGCGGATTTACCCACGTAATGGTGAGCCTGGGAAAACGCGAAAAAGTGCTTGACACCCACTGTGCGGTTTGGTATACTCTCTCCATAACGAAGCGGTAAAGGGTCCTGCTTCCGGTGTACTGAGAGCATACCGGAACTGCCCTGCTCTTTAGACAAGTCTATAAAGCTAATAGTGGAGAGGTCGCATAGAGGCCTAGTGCGAGCGTTTGCTAAATGCTTGAGGTTAACCACCTCCGTGGGTTCGAATCCCACCCTCTCCGCCTATAGGGGCGTAGCTCAATTGGCAGAGCACTCGTCTCCAAAACGAGCGGTTGCACGTTCGACTCGTGTCGCCCCTGCCAAACCACCTGAA
Encoded here:
- the polA gene encoding DNA polymerase I, translating into MTEEQNKQTNGSGQSHQYLSPQDQASNSSKTQGERKILVLIDGHAMIHRAFHAVPEDLVTSKGEVVNATFGFTNFLLKAYADVHPDYLAVTFDRPSPTFRHLEFAEYKAHRPTLPDIMRPQFGRIREVVEAFGIPIYEKDGYEADDIIGTLSVQAAKLGVDTIILTGDMDTLQLVNEHVKVMAAKRGISEVTNYDVNAVIARYGLPPDKLPDFKGLVGDKSDNIPGVPGIGEKTAAKLLIDYGSVEGVLAHLDELTPKEQRLLRETGEQALQSKHLATIILDAPVKLDLEACRVGQINRERVVALFRELEFRTLVDKVPGNSDSSQSSSKAEKKKPEPVPAQEEELLLAAPVGVVPIVAPPKPPAMGVVALPITMTGASHSHRHASQDDTEVDEQDGPEQLSLFGDLEPPAEVVTKLRLPANQYSEPLFLDTGDAGKTNTMIVNSEEALQVLVKSLYAAGSFALDTESTSEDPWHAQLVGISCSMAAGEAYYIPVGHIATIDGQGPETQLPLKFVLEQLRPVLEDTTVNKYMHNAKYDMLLLDLNGIKMCGLAFDTMLGAYLTDPGRRGLGLKDQVFQRLGYVMTPIAQLIGTGSKMISMAQVPIRLAADYAGADADMTLRLVEPIKEELKRNGLLELYYNIELPLLPVLLQMEKYGVALDGDFLRSLNERLGEQISALEKEIYASVGHQFNINSTKQLGDILFGELKLPSGKKTKTGYSVSADVIENLRGKHPMIDLLLEYRQLAKLKSTYVDGLLALMDPVTGRVHTSFNQTIASSGRLSSSNPNLQNIPIRTEVGRQIRRAFIADPSYVLLTADYSQFELRILAHITHEPRLVEAFNKDEDIHKITAASLFNVPMQEVTKDQRRLAKTVVYAVLYGQSAFGLAQITGMTNSEASDFIKRYHETFPRIKDYVESTLHQARKQGYVNTLFGRKRFFPDMHGLPFNERQALEREAINMPIQGGNADLIKIAMIRIQHEIEQRRMKTRMILQVHDELVFEVPVEELERAKSLVKRLMEGVAELDVPIKVELKTGKNWYEAEPVE
- a CDS encoding helix-turn-helix domain-containing protein encodes the protein MPEQMDELLTVREVARRLRVDDTTVRRWIKNGALEAVTLPHSGKRQAYRVKKSTMDKLLQSPQLPA
- a CDS encoding transposase — translated: MCKHAYKFRLYPTRKQEQLLTWTLDRARELYNAALQERKDASRMAGKTINYYDQANQLPEIKEMRQEYQHIHSQVLQDVLRRVDKAIKAFFRRVKAGEKPGYPRFQGRNRYDSFCYPQGGYSLTADNRICLSKIGSIKLKLHRQIKGTIKTATIKREGDCWFIIFACEVEDSPKLACTGEAVGIDLGLTHFATLSTGDTIDNPRYFRQSEKKLARAQQKLSRKKKGSKRREKAAKLLGKLHRKVRRQRQDFLHKQSRQLVDTYETIVFEDLQPTNLFRQPKPKQDENGTYLPNGASAKGGLNKSINDAGWSQFQQYCTYKAANAGREVLFVHPRYTSQICSGCGTVKKKDLSERWHSCECGTELDRDHNAAINILRLGQSLQGTRP